One Silurus meridionalis isolate SWU-2019-XX chromosome 10, ASM1480568v1, whole genome shotgun sequence genomic window carries:
- the fgfr1op2 gene encoding FGFR1 oncogene partner 2 homolog yields the protein MSCLLEKVLTDARSLVERLRDHDNAAEILIEQTTVLNKRVEAMKQYQEEIEALNQVARHRPRSTLVLGIQQENRQIRELQQENKELRISLEEHQSAMELIMSKYREQVFRLLMASKKDDPTIVSQLKEQHTSQMQAHIDKINEMATVMKKAIEVDEGRACEDEERIKQLELENRGLRELLGISREAFLVLRREEREEASESTSLSPLVTSSDLSLRKS from the exons ATGAGTTGCCTGCTGGAGAAGGTGCTGACAGACGCCAGGTCTCTGGTGGAGCGGCTTCGGGATCACGACAATGCTGCTGAGATCCTGATCGAGCAGACCACCGTGCTGAACAAACGCGTGGAGGCCATGAAGCAG TATCAGGAAGAGATCGAGGCACTCAACCAGGTGGCGAGGCATCGTCCACGATCTACCCTGGTATTGGGCATTCAGCAGGAGAACCGGCAAATACGCGAGTTGCAGCAGGAGAACAAAG AGCTACGGATATCTTTAGAAGAGCATCAGTCAGCAATGGAGCTGATCATGAGCAAGTACCGGGAGCAGGTGTTCCGCCTCCTCATGGCCAGCAAGAAGGACGACCCGACTATCGTCTCTCAGCTCAAAGAGCAGCACACTAGC cagatGCAGGCGCACATAGACAAAATCAACGAGATGGCCACAGTGATGAAGAAGGCCATTGAGGTAGACGAAGGGCGTGCGTGTGAAGATGAGGAACGCATCAAGCAGCTGGAG TTGGAGAACCGAGGCCTGCGAGAGCTGCTGGGGATTAGTCGAGAGGCGTTCCTGGTGCTGAGGAGGGAAGAGCGAGAAGAGGCGTCCGAGAGCACCTCTCTGTCTCCCCTCGTGACCAGCAGTGACCTGAGCTTGAGGAAGAGCTAG
- the LOC124392595 gene encoding mucin-7-like → MAPPSFRTPRCDWPFRTTLPPERLNVPGTRIANVLPKMPSSTLSPCAPQLCHPRPTALSPSPHSSVTLRPTALSPCAPQLCHPAPHSSVTLRPTALSPSPHSSVTLAPQLCHPRPTALSPSPHSSVTLRPTALSPCAPQLCHPAPHSSVTLPHSSVTLAPQLCHPRPTALSPSPHSSVTLRPTALSHSSVTLRPTALSHSSVTLRPTALSHSSVTLPHSPATHSLTNNPITLKPSTLSLWDLFLEQRSRKNNNPNPDDPHDPEL, encoded by the exons ATGGCCCCGCCCTCTTTTCGAACTCCGCGCTGTGATTGGCCGTTTCGAACAACACTTCCTCCTGAAAGATTGAATGTTCCAGGCACGCGGATTGCAAACGTTCTCCCGAAGATGCCCagcagca CTCTGTCACCCTGCGCCCCACAGCTCTGTCACCCTCGCCCCACAGCTCTGTCACCCTCGCCCCACAGCTCTGTCACCCTGCGCCCCACAGCTCTGTCACCCTGCGCCCCACAGCTCTGTCACCCTGCGCCCCACAGCTCTGTCACCCTGCGCCCCACAGCTCTGTCACCCTCGCCCCACAGCTCTGTCACCCTCGCCCCACAGCTCTGTCACCCTCGCCCCACAGCTCTGTCACCCTCGCCCCACAGCTCTGTCACCCTGCGCCCCACAGCTCTGTCACCCTGCGCCCCACAGCTCTGTCACCCTGCGCCCCACAGCTCTGTCACCCTGCCCCACAGCTCTGTCACCCTCGCCCCACAGCTCTGTCACCCTCGCCCCACAGCTCTGTCACCCTCGCCCCACAGCTCTGTCACCCTGCGCCCCACAGCTCTGTCCCACAGCTCTGTCACCCTGCGCCCCACAGCTCTGTCCCACAGCTCTGTCACCCTGCGCCCCACAGCTCTGTCCCACAGCTCTGTCACCCTGCCCCACAGCCCTGCTACACACAGTCTCACCAACAACCCTATTACCCTTAAACCATCTACACT ATCTCTGTGGGATTTGTTCCTGGAACAGAGAAGCAGGAAGAACAATAACCCCAACCCTGATGATCCTCATGATCCTGAACTTTGA